From a single Eleginops maclovinus isolate JMC-PN-2008 ecotype Puerto Natales chromosome 20, JC_Emac_rtc_rv5, whole genome shotgun sequence genomic region:
- the LOC134882310 gene encoding uncharacterized protein LOC134882310: protein MGKCRFNPSWVHDPKYNWVQPVPGNVWEAQCTLCRKTFKLGTMGHIALISHMKSAKHTKLVEVRSSQAPIATFCVPPSVQSTSVASATPLQQVPLSGLLCGSTPILQAEVIWTLRTVYEHHSYSSNEGITDVFKCMFPDSQIAATFSCGSNKTAYLTKFGLVPFISKELTEQVNQAVGFVPMLDESLNKSTKTKQLDIHLRYWDGDRVRSRYFGSQFMGHAKAVDLLSNFKECLRDLDLRRMVSLSMDGPNVNWRFLEMLQTEHAEHFGGAQLVVVGSCGLHTLHNAVKCGFTEWHMEKFLRALHTIFHNVPARREDFCNLTESKTFALPFCGHRWIENLPVVQRAIEIWPDMKKYVDAVTTKKLPNPGTSSYDTIEVATKDPLILAKLHFFMAVSRSVTPFLTKYQTDEPVLPFFANDLAELLKNLLRRFIKRELLTDVTPQHLVRLDVTDKQSRVHPKAVDIGIGAETAIKELQQRSKSSEELSILHFQNQCMECLSKMVQKIQERSPLKFPIVRQLTCLNPAFMYSNPELCQKQMKSIVRKFLQDRQLDGGVAAGDLITQKFSEMLSVEVRTEEFQSFQPFKKRLDVFLSNIISETYPQLWSFIQKLLLLSHGQATVERGFSVNKEIETANIHEDTVVAQRIVCDYISLHGGVTKVPLTPALLSSVSSSRARYRIHLETERKKRESQAESEKRKAIEENLEQLRKHRRSIKEVAEHLLRDADKLADQAEAKQAGSKMAELIAKSNAFRRSHKEKMAELIKLDEQIAAKRAELQKL from the exons ATGGGCAAATGTCGGTTCAATCCGTCGTGGGTACACGACCCTAAGTATAACTGGGTTCAGCCTGTGCCAGGGAATGTGTGGGAGGCACAGTGTACtttatgcagaaaaaccttcaaactTGGGACCATGGGGCATATAGCCTTGATCTCCCATATGAAGAGTGCTAAGCACACAAAATTGGTTGAAGTGCGTTCGAGCCAGGCACCGATAGCAACTTTCTGTGTGCCACCTTCAGTGCAGTCTACCTCCGTGGCTAGCGCTACACCACTGCAGCAGGTACCACTGTCAGGGTTACTGTGCGGGTCAACACCAATTCTGCAGGCAGAGGTAATATGGACTCTTAGGACAGTATACGAACACCACTCCTACTCCTCCAATGAGGGCATCACCGAtgtattcaaatgcatgttcccTGACTCTCAAATCGCGGCAACATTTTCATGCGGGAGCAACAAGACAGCGTATCTTACGAAGTTCGGTCTCGTCCCTTTTATCAGTAAGGAGCTCACCGAGCAGGTAAACCAGGCTGTTGGTTTTGTGCCAATGTTGGACGAAAGcctcaacaaaagcacaaaaaccaaacagcttGACATCCATCTCCGCTACTGGGACGGTGACCGTGTTCGATCACGATATTTTGGCTCGCAGTTCATGGGCCATGCAAAGGCGGTGGACCTTCTCAGTAATTTCAAG GAGTGTTTACGTGACCTTGATTTGAGGAGGATGGTCTCTTTGTCCATGGACGGACCCAACGTCAATTGGCGTTTTCTTGAGATGCTGCAGACGGAGCATGCTGAGCATTTTGGGGGTGCCCAGTTGGTTGTAGTGGGAAGTTGTGGGCTACACACTCTACATAATGCTGTCAAATGTGGATTCACTGAGTGGCATATGGAGAAGTTCTTAAGAGCTCTTCATACTATTTTTCACAATGTGCCAGCAAGAAGGGAGGATTTTTGCAATCTTACAGAGTCCAAAACCTTTGCTTTGCCTTTCTGTGGTCACCGCTGGATCGAGAACCTCCCAGTAGTGCAGAGAGCCATTGAGATCTGGCctgacatgaagaaatatgttgaTGCTGTTACAACCAAGAAGCTCCCAAACCCTGGAACGTCTTCTTATGACACCATCGAGGTGGCAACCAAAGACCCTCTTATTTTGGCAAAGCTGCATTTTTTCATGGCAGTTTCACGAAGTGTGACACCCTTCTTGACAAAGTATCAAACGGATGAACCTGTGCTTCCATTCTTTGCCAATGACTTGGCTGAATTACTGAAG aATTTGCTGAGGCGATTCATCAAGCGAGAGCTACTGACTGATGTCACACCTCAGCACTTGGTACGGCTTGATGTCACTGACAAGCAGTCGAGGGTGCATCCAAAGGCAGTGGACATCGGCATTGGTGCAGAGACTGCCATAAAG GAACTCCAACAGCGGAGTAAATCCTCAGAGGAACTTTCCatcctacattttcaaaaccaatGCATGGAGTGTCTATCCAAAATGGTCCAGAAGATTCAGGAGAGGAGCCCTTTGAAGTTTCCGATTGTTAGACAATTAACTTGTCTGAACCCAGCCTTTATGTACAGCAACCCTGAACTGTGTCAGAAACAGATGAAGAGCATAGTCAGGAAGTTTCTACAAGACAGACAGTTGGATGGAGGAGTTGCTGCTG GTGATCTGATCACCCAGAAGTTCTCAGAGATGCTGTCCGTGGAGGTCCGAACTGAAGAATTTCAGTCCTTCCAGCCATTCAAGAAAAGACTGGATGTCTTTCTAAGCAACATCATCAGTGAGACCTACCCACAACTTTGGTCCTTTATCCAGAAGCTTCTACTTCTATCACACGGGCAGGCAACAGTTGAGCGGGGCTTTTCGGTGAACAAAGAAATTGAAACTGCTAACATTCACGAAGACACCGTTGTAGCGCAGAGAATCGTCTGTGACTACATCTCTCTCCATGGAGGGGTTACCAAGGTCCCCCTCACGCCAGCCCTGCTTTCCTCGGTCTCATCTTCCAGAGCAAGATATAGAATTCATCttgagacggagagaaaaaagagagaatctcAAGCAGAGTCAGAAAAACGAAAGGCCATTGAGGAGAACCTGGAGCAACTGAGAAAGCACAGAAGATCCATCAAGGAGGTAGCCGAACATCTGCTCAGGGATGCTGATAAGTTGGCAGACCAGGCTGAAGCCAAGCAAGCAGGCAGCAAGATGGCGGAGCTAATAGCAAAATCGAATGCCTTTAGAAGGAGCCACAAGGAAAAGATGGCTGAACTCATTAAACTGGACGAACAGATTGCTGCCAAAAGAGCTGAGCTCCAAAAGCTGTAG